The Alphaproteobacteria bacterium US3C007 genomic interval CTGGGCATGGGCGATATCGTCGCGCTGGTGGAAAAAGCCCAGGAAACGATCGAGGCTGAACAAGCCGAGCGCATGATGAAACGGTTCCAAAAGGGCCAATTCAACATGAATGATATGAAATCCCAGCTCGAACAAATGATGAAAATGGGCGGCATCGAAAGCATTATGGGCATGATGCCGGGCATGGGCAAAATGGCCAAGCAGGCCAGTGAAGCGGGTATGGATGATAAAGTGTTCAAGCGGCAAATCGCGCTGATCCAATCCATGACCAAAAAAGAACGCGCCAATCCCCAAATTCTACAAGCCAGCCGTAAAAAACGAATTGCCGCCGGCGCGGGTCTGGAAGTAAGCGAATTGAACAAACTGCTCAAGATGCAGCGCCAAATGGGCGATATGATGAAAAAAATGGGCAAGATGGGCAAAGGCGGCATGCTAAAGCAGGCCATGCGGGGCATGTTCGGCAAGGGCGGAATGCCGCCCGGGATGGATCCCAGCCAAATGGATCCAAAAGCTTTGGAAGCCGCGGCAAAACAAATGGGTGGGGCCGGTCTTGGGAAAATGCCAGGCGGACTGCCCGGTTTGGGGGGCGGCGCCTTGCCCCCCGGCCTCTCGGGCTTCGGAAAAAAGAAATGATTTTTGCATGTCCGTCCCGTTTATTGGCGCGTCGCCCGGCTTTTAAAAAACCGAAGCCGCAAAGCCATTCGTTTTGCAGATATTCAAATCCAGCCATGCCTGTCCTGCAAGGTCAAACCGCAATAAGCGCAAGGGCAGGAGCATCAACATGCCTCTGACCAACGCCCCTCGCCTGCACAGCCAAGAGCTGATCCTGCGCGGACCTGAATTGCAGGATGCCGAGCCGATAATCGCCTTCCTGCAAGATGAACGCCGGTCCACAGGGTTCGGCCATCTGCCCGAACGCGGCGCAGCCTGGCGCTGGTTTGCGTTGAATGTGGGGCATTGGCATATTCACGGCTATGGCTATTTCACGATTGAAACCAAAACCGGCGAGATTGCCGGTATCAGCGGCATCTGGAACCCCGAAACCTGGCCCGAGCCAGAACTTGGCTGGGTGGTTTTTGACGGCTTTGAGGGGCGTGGTATCGCCTATGAAGCGGCCTGCCGGGCCCGCCTCTGGGCTTACGAAAATCTCGGCTTTACCACTTTGACCAGCAATATTGTGCCCGGCAATGAGCGCTCTATCGCATTGGCCAAACGCATGGGCGCGTTTTTTGAGCGCAATTATTACAACTCTAATATGGGGGAAGACATGCTCTACCGCCATCCTAGCCCCGAGGCGCTGACTTGATGCCAATATATATCGCTTTAATCTGGCCGATATACCGGTTTCGGGTTTCTATGCGCAATCTGTGGAGACCCGAATGACCGATAAAGTAACATTAGCCGCCACTGTTCTGAAAGAACATCGCCAAAGTATCGACCGGCTTGATGCTATCTTAATCTATACGCTGGGTGAACGTTTCAAGCACACCCAAGCCGTGGGCACATTGAAGGCCGAGCATGACTTGCCCCCCTCAGACCCAACGCGCGAGGCCACACAGATTGCAAGGCTTGAGGATTTGGCAGTGCAAGCCGATCTCGACCCGCAATTTGCCAAAAAATTTCTGAATTTTGTCATTCAGGAAGTCATCCGACATCACCAAGAACACCAATCCTAGGGGCTCTGCCCCAACCGCCATTCTAAAGGAGAATATCAAATGGCTATGAAAATCCGTCTTGCCCGTGGTGGCAGCAAAAAGCGTCCATTTTATCGCATCGTTGCGGCTGATAGCCGTATGCCGCGCGATGGCCGCTATGTTGAAAAACTGGGCACATATAATCCGTTGCTGCCAAAAGACAGCGAAGACCGTGTGAAAATGAACCTAGAGCGGGTGCAGTATTGGATGAGCGAAGGCGCGCAGGTCACCGATCGCGTATCAAGAATGTTGGAAGCCGCCGGCGTGATTGAAAAGAAAGAGCGCAACAACCCGAAAAAAGCGATCCCTGGTAAGAAAATGCAGGATCGTGCGGAAGAAAAAGCTGCAAAAGCCGCAGAAGCAAGCGCCGCAGTAGAAGAGGCCGAGGCCCCCGTTGAAGAGGCGGAAGCCCCAGCAGAAGACACCAGCGAAGCCCCTGCCGCCGAGACTGCAGAAAGCTAAATCGAGCAGCCTTTTTGAGGCGCCTCTCTATCACAGCCTTGTCCATAAGCTTCAGTATGGGCAGGGCAACACCCATTTGCATCACTCCATTGTCAGATTAGGCCCCATAACCACCTCCAAGCCAAGCTCTGATGCTCTCTGGAGCGAAAAAATGGCCCATTTTTCGATCGCATAGATATCTCATGCTTTTTCGCCCTTTTCGATTGCTGATTTTACTTGGAATTGCCTTCATTGCGGGCATTCTATACGAGCGGGGTGAGATGAAAGCCCGCTGCACACACGTTGGCGGTGATATAGAAAGTGGTTTTTGTGAAAGGTAATCAATGCCCGAACACATGATTTGCGTGGCCGCAATCGCCGGTGCCTTTGGCGTGCATGGCGACGTGCGCCTGAAAAGCTTCACCGCTGACCCCAGCGCTTTGGAAGCCTATGCCCCGCTGGTAACGCAAGACAACGCGCAGAGCTTCACCGTCCATCTGACGGGGCGAACCAAAAATGCCCTTACCGGCCGTTTATCCGGCGTTACCAGCAAAGAGCAGGCTGATGCGCTGAAGGGGGTGAAACTGTTCGTTCCAAGAGACCGCCTGCCCAGCTTGCCCGATGATGAGTTTTACCACGCCGATCTGGAAGGCTTGCAGGTCTTTGACAGTGGCGGTCAAGATTGGGGCCATGTTATGACCGTACAGAACCACGGCGCCAGCGATTTGCTTGAAATTCAAGGCCCCAATTTGAAGGCCAGCATATTGCTGCCCTTCACCCGCGCTGCGGTTCCCACCGTTGATCTGGCACAAGGCAAGATTATCATCGATCCACCCGATGGAGTTTTGCCAGATTTACCATGAGCCAGCAAAGCAAATCCCACGGGCGTAAATCCATAAGTGCAAATTTGCAGCCGCGCGCCTTGATGACCCCATCGCCGCAGCTTGCCGGCGTGTGGACAGCGCAAATTCTAACGCTCTTTCCCGAAGCTTTTCCGGGCGTTTTGGGAGAAAGCCTGACCGGCCGTGCGTTAAAAGACGGCAAATGGGCGCTTGATACGATTGATTTGCGCCTGTTTGGAGAGGGCAGGCATAGAAATGTCGATGATACGCCTGCTGGTGGCGGCGCGGGCATGGTGCTGAAACCCAATGTCGTGGGCGCAGCGCTCGATTGGGCACTGGCGCAGCAAAAAACGCCATTACCAATGGTCTGCCTCTCACCGCGCGGAACGCCGTTTACGCAAGCAAAGGCCCGCGCTTGGGCGAATGCTGGCGGTGTCACAATGCTATGCGGGCGCTTTGAGGGGATTGATCAGCGGGTGATTGATCATTACCAGCTGGAAGAGGTTTCACTGGGCGATTTTGTTCTGACCGGTGGTGAAATCGCCGCGCAAGCGATGATCGATGCGACAGTGCGCCTGTTGCCAGATATTTTGGGCAACGAGGCTTCCATCGCAGAAGAAAGCCATATGGCGGGCTTGCTAGAGCACCCCCATTATACCCGGCCAGCCCTTTGGAATGGCCGCCCTATTCCCGATGTCTTACAATCAGGCCATCATATCAATATT includes:
- a CDS encoding GNAT family N-acetyltransferase; protein product: MPLTNAPRLHSQELILRGPELQDAEPIIAFLQDERRSTGFGHLPERGAAWRWFALNVGHWHIHGYGYFTIETKTGEIAGISGIWNPETWPEPELGWVVFDGFEGRGIAYEAACRARLWAYENLGFTTLTSNIVPGNERSIALAKRMGAFFERNYYNSNMGEDMLYRHPSPEALT
- the rpsP gene encoding 30S ribosomal protein S16, translated to MAMKIRLARGGSKKRPFYRIVAADSRMPRDGRYVEKLGTYNPLLPKDSEDRVKMNLERVQYWMSEGAQVTDRVSRMLEAAGVIEKKERNNPKKAIPGKKMQDRAEEKAAKAAEASAAVEEAEAPVEEAEAPAEDTSEAPAAETAES
- the rimM gene encoding ribosome maturation factor RimM (Essential for efficient processing of 16S rRNA) → MPEHMICVAAIAGAFGVHGDVRLKSFTADPSALEAYAPLVTQDNAQSFTVHLTGRTKNALTGRLSGVTSKEQADALKGVKLFVPRDRLPSLPDDEFYHADLEGLQVFDSGGQDWGHVMTVQNHGASDLLEIQGPNLKASILLPFTRAAVPTVDLAQGKIIIDPPDGVLPDLP
- the trmD gene encoding tRNA (guanosine(37)-N1)-methyltransferase TrmD translates to MSQQSKSHGRKSISANLQPRALMTPSPQLAGVWTAQILTLFPEAFPGVLGESLTGRALKDGKWALDTIDLRLFGEGRHRNVDDTPAGGGAGMVLKPNVVGAALDWALAQQKTPLPMVCLSPRGTPFTQAKARAWANAGGVTMLCGRFEGIDQRVIDHYQLEEVSLGDFVLTGGEIAAQAMIDATVRLLPDILGNEASIAEESHMAGLLEHPHYTRPALWNGRPIPDVLQSGHHINIAKWRQEMSQQVTKEKRPDLWAAFQNALGKPDPKD
- a CDS encoding chorismate mutase; this translates as MTDKVTLAATVLKEHRQSIDRLDAILIYTLGERFKHTQAVGTLKAEHDLPPSDPTREATQIARLEDLAVQADLDPQFAKKFLNFVIQEVIRHHQEHQS